In the Streptomyces fradiae ATCC 10745 = DSM 40063 genome, CCGGAGCGGAAGAAGGCGCTGTAGCGCCACTTGGTGAACACCCGGTCGTCCGGGCCGGGCGTCAGCGGTTCGACCACCTCCCGGTCGGCCGGGTCGACGCGCATGCCCGGCCCCCAGAAGTCCTTGAGCAGGCCGCGCTGCTCGTCGGTCATGCCGCCGGGCTGCGCCGTGTACGCCACCGGCATGCCCGTGGCGACGGCGCGCTCGCGCAGCAGCGCCGCGTTGCCCACCAGCTCCTCGCGCAGGGGCGCGGGGAAGGGGCGCAGGAAGTAGCGCTGCATGTCGTGGACGAGCAGCACCGCGCGGTCCGGGTCGGCGGTCCACTGGGCGGTGCCGCCGGGCAGGTCGTCCGCGGACGGCAGGGGGTAGGGCTCGATGGGGGGTATGCCCGCCATGACTGTGCTCTCCTCTGGCGAAGGTCGGGGGTGCGGCCGCGCGGGGGCG is a window encoding:
- a CDS encoding isochorismatase family protein produces the protein MAGIPPIEPYPLPSADDLPGGTAQWTADPDRAVLLVHDMQRYFLRPFPAPLREELVGNAALLRERAVATGMPVAYTAQPGGMTDEQRGLLKDFWGPGMRVDPADREVVEPLTPGPDDRVFTKWRYSAFFRSGLLEWMRGLGRDQLVVCGVYAHVGVLMTAVDAFTHDIRPFLVADAVGDFSAAYHRLAVEYAAQRCAVVTTTGTVLAQLGAAPAGAAA